A genome region from Pseudoalteromonas tetraodonis includes the following:
- the rpmG gene encoding 50S ribosomal protein L33, translating into MRDKIRLVSTAGTGFFYTTDKNKRNMPEKMEIKKFDPKARKHVIFKEAKIK; encoded by the coding sequence ATGCGCGATAAGATCCGTTTAGTTTCAACTGCTGGTACTGGTTTTTTCTACACTACCGACAAGAACAAGCGTAACATGCCTGAAAAAATGGAAATCAAAAAATTCGATCCTAAGGCTCGTAAACATGTGATTTTCAAAGAAGCTAAAATCAAGTAA
- the rpmB gene encoding 50S ribosomal protein L28, whose product MSKVCQVTGKRPAVGNHRSHARNATKRRFLPNLQTHRFWVESEKRFVTLRTTTKGMRIIDKKGIDTVLTEIRARGEKV is encoded by the coding sequence ATGTCTAAAGTATGTCAAGTTACAGGTAAGCGTCCAGCGGTTGGTAACCACCGTTCACACGCGAGAAACGCGACTAAACGTCGTTTCCTACCTAACCTACAAACACACCGTTTTTGGGTTGAAAGTGAAAAACGTTTTGTAACATTACGCACTACTACTAAAGGTATGCGTATTATCGATAAAAAAGGCATTGACACGGTTCTTACTGAAATCCGTGCTCGTGGCGAAAAAGTTTAA
- the radC gene encoding RadC family protein — protein MQLTSLPNSLRPREKLLEKGAKALSDAELLAIFLRTGLPGMNAIELAQHLINENKTLHNLFNASIDEFCAQKGLGMAKYVQLQAVLELSQRYMQEGFVRDAVFNSPQAVYDYLTLQMRGLQQEVFMVLYLDSQNRLLKDEILFYGTINAASVYPREVVKAALKNNAAAVIFSHNHPSGIAEPSQADKLITNKLCQALQLVDINVLDHIIIGGESSVSFAERGLI, from the coding sequence ATGCAATTAACGTCACTGCCTAATTCGCTCCGCCCGCGAGAAAAACTGCTAGAAAAGGGCGCAAAGGCACTCTCTGATGCTGAACTATTAGCTATATTTTTGCGCACGGGCCTACCCGGCATGAATGCCATAGAGTTGGCGCAGCATCTGATCAACGAAAATAAAACCCTGCATAATTTGTTTAATGCCAGCATAGATGAGTTTTGTGCGCAAAAAGGCTTGGGAATGGCTAAATATGTTCAGCTACAAGCAGTACTTGAGCTAAGCCAGCGTTACATGCAAGAAGGCTTTGTACGCGACGCCGTTTTTAACTCTCCACAAGCCGTTTATGACTATTTAACGCTGCAAATGCGTGGATTGCAGCAAGAGGTATTTATGGTGTTGTACCTTGATAGTCAAAATCGTTTATTAAAAGATGAAATATTATTTTACGGCACAATTAATGCGGCCAGTGTATATCCGCGTGAAGTGGTAAAGGCGGCACTGAAAAATAATGCGGCGGCGGTGATTTTTTCACATAATCACCCCAGTGGTATTGCAGAACCGAGTCAGGCCGATAAGCTCATTACCAATAAGTTGTGCCAAGCACTGCAATTAGTCGACATAAATGTGTTGGATCATATTATTATTGGTGGTGAAAGCAGTGTTTCGTTTGCCGAACGGGGACTGATTTGA
- the coaBC gene encoding bifunctional phosphopantothenoylcysteine decarboxylase/phosphopantothenate--cysteine ligase CoaBC, whose product MINLTNKKIVLGISGGIAAYKCAELVRRLKDHGCDVKVVMTESAKHFITPLTMQAVSGEMVSDSLLDPSAEAAMGHIEFAKWADLILVAPATSNIIAKMAAGIADDLLTTLLLATPAKVAIAPAMNQQMYAHLATQTNIATLKARGVAVWGPGKGEQACGDVGAGRMLEPHELVSLCTEPAQPQLLAGKTITITAGPTREPLDPVRFISNHSSGKMGYALAQAALSFGAHVNLISGPVTITAPQGVNLINIESAEQLLHESLKYAPHSDAFIGCAAVADYRAASIATQKMKKQGDELTLSLVKNPDVIAAVANLTQNRPYTVGFAAETQNVANYAKGKLTNKNLDMICANDVSHSDVGFNSERNALTLYWQNEQLDLPETSKIEIAVKVIEQLAKRL is encoded by the coding sequence ATGATTAATTTAACAAATAAAAAAATAGTGCTGGGTATTAGCGGTGGAATTGCAGCGTATAAATGTGCTGAACTCGTAAGACGCTTAAAAGACCATGGTTGTGACGTTAAAGTAGTAATGACCGAATCAGCAAAACATTTTATCACCCCGCTAACCATGCAAGCTGTGAGTGGTGAAATGGTGTCTGACTCATTGCTAGACCCATCAGCCGAAGCCGCTATGGGACATATTGAATTTGCCAAATGGGCTGATTTAATTTTAGTTGCCCCTGCCACCAGCAATATTATTGCGAAAATGGCCGCAGGGATTGCTGACGACTTGCTCACGACTTTATTACTGGCGACCCCCGCAAAAGTTGCCATAGCGCCAGCTATGAATCAGCAAATGTACGCACACCTTGCAACGCAAACTAATATAGCCACTTTAAAGGCTCGTGGCGTTGCTGTTTGGGGACCAGGTAAGGGTGAGCAAGCTTGTGGTGATGTCGGTGCTGGGCGAATGCTTGAACCGCATGAATTAGTGAGTTTATGCACTGAACCTGCGCAACCACAACTCTTAGCAGGTAAAACAATTACAATTACCGCAGGCCCAACCCGTGAACCTCTCGATCCTGTTCGTTTTATATCAAATCATAGCTCTGGAAAAATGGGCTATGCACTGGCGCAAGCTGCGTTATCATTTGGCGCACACGTGAACTTAATTTCAGGCCCGGTAACTATTACAGCACCGCAAGGTGTTAATTTAATTAATATAGAAAGTGCTGAACAGTTACTGCATGAGTCACTCAAATATGCGCCTCACTCAGATGCCTTTATTGGTTGTGCCGCTGTGGCCGATTATCGTGCAGCAAGTATCGCCACGCAAAAAATGAAAAAACAAGGCGATGAACTCACTCTTAGCTTAGTTAAAAACCCAGATGTAATAGCCGCGGTTGCAAACCTCACACAAAACCGCCCTTACACCGTCGGCTTCGCCGCAGAAACGCAGAACGTTGCTAATTACGCAAAGGGGAAACTAACCAATAAAAACCTCGATATGATTTGTGCCAACGATGTATCGCACAGTGATGTAGGCTTTAATTCTGAGCGCAACGCACTCACCCTGTATTGGCAAAATGAACAACTCGACTTACCTGAAACCAGTAAAATAGAAATAGCGGTTAAAGTGATCGAGCAGCTCGCCAAACGATTATAA
- the slmA gene encoding nucleoid occlusion factor SlmA yields the protein MPATKKSNRKEQILQALAQMLETSPGQRITTAKLAAEVGVSEAALYRHFPSKARMFEGLIEFIEDTLLSRINLILDNEKESKARVYNTLLLLLTFAEKNPGITRILTGDALQGEQERLRERVQGLFEKLETQFKQILRERKLREGKNFQSDELTLANFLLAYVEGKMNQFVRSNFSARPSEQFEKQWPELQKIWL from the coding sequence ATGCCTGCGACAAAAAAAAGTAATCGCAAAGAGCAAATACTGCAAGCACTCGCACAAATGTTAGAAACCAGCCCAGGCCAGCGTATTACAACAGCCAAACTTGCCGCAGAAGTTGGCGTATCTGAAGCCGCTCTTTATCGCCACTTTCCTAGTAAAGCGCGCATGTTTGAAGGGTTAATTGAATTTATTGAAGACACGCTGCTATCACGTATTAATCTTATTTTAGATAACGAGAAAGAAAGTAAAGCACGTGTATACAACACCCTATTACTGCTGCTAACGTTTGCCGAAAAAAACCCAGGCATAACCCGTATATTAACAGGCGATGCTCTACAGGGTGAACAAGAGCGACTTCGTGAGCGTGTACAAGGCTTATTTGAAAAGCTAGAAACCCAATTTAAACAAATCCTTAGAGAGCGTAAGCTACGTGAAGGTAAAAACTTCCAAAGCGATGAGTTAACCCTAGCTAACTTTTTGCTTGCCTACGTTGAAGGTAAAATGAATCAGTTTGTGCGCAGTAATTTTAGTGCACGACCTAGCGAGCAATTTGAAAAACAATGGCCAGAGCTTCAAAAAATTTGGTTATAA
- a CDS encoding S9 family peptidase, giving the protein MKTQLTLVGCALITSLTSASALANKPLEFKDVFDFKSAKGTQLSENGQILSLSATPYRGNATGKVYSLNSNKLIAEVERGTRPTISKMANWVAFTQVPTLLEKETTKKKSDLKNNLVLVNTQTGEQQSFNNVKDYVLANNGQWLAYRKNENAEEDDKKLDSDSAITADKKDKSYPLVIINLSDKRTHTLESAFTYGISATSDQLLVSQSYVDGGNNQITLFSLDNFTSTVLIDEPGVVASKIAWHPIEKTVAFTLGNYVNDDKRRRQYELTLWQNDTLTTVQSPNPEWLMGKTATLTWAEDGTRLYFENRPKLAAKIKQKEYTDESSLYDFEVIRDHKGLNVWHNNDAQIKPREEQQWNENNKNRHYTAVYHVNSQQVVQLSTPNMPELSLNTERATSLLGYSNLAHLEKVMYGGFFADYFAVDINTGKQTPIINDYPFRPSLAPNGQFAAYFDNNQVQLKNLGNNKVSVLSKAINATFADDKHDYPSKQPGYGFAGWLNDSSEILVYSKYDIWSFNVNTKQAKRLTNGKKSNTQYRVIKLDKNQVAFNNNDTLLLSAINLQSKQSEVAKLNLATLEVTELLTGNKRFDVIKKAKHADKYLFTEQTYQQFPDIYQTDSNFKQPQRVTNLNPQISNFAWGQAPELISYKGFDGEDLQGVLIKPAGYKKGDKVPVVVYFYRYMSQRMYDFPKMELNHRPNFPMFTSNGYAIFLPDIRFEIGHPGKSSTQTMINATQKLIDLGIADPDKIGLQGHSWAGYQSAFMITQTDMFKAVVSGAPVSNMTSAYSGIRLKSGLARQFQYETGQSRIGKNLFEAPELYIENSPVFFADKVNTPILIMFGDKDDAVPWHEGVQYYLALRRAGKDATFLQYEGEPHHLKKFPNQVDFSVRMMQYFDHYLKGKPAAKWMKEGEAFIEE; this is encoded by the coding sequence ATGAAAACACAACTCACTCTTGTAGGCTGTGCACTTATTACCAGCTTAACGAGCGCCAGTGCTTTAGCTAATAAGCCACTAGAATTTAAAGATGTATTTGATTTTAAATCTGCAAAAGGCACGCAGCTTTCTGAAAATGGTCAAATCCTTTCTTTAAGTGCAACCCCTTATCGCGGGAATGCTACCGGGAAAGTCTACTCACTCAATAGCAATAAGCTTATTGCTGAAGTGGAACGAGGAACCCGTCCTACCATTAGCAAAATGGCTAACTGGGTCGCATTTACGCAGGTGCCTACTCTGCTTGAAAAAGAAACCACTAAGAAAAAAAGTGACTTAAAAAATAACTTAGTATTAGTGAACACCCAAACCGGTGAGCAGCAAAGCTTTAATAATGTAAAAGATTACGTGCTAGCTAATAACGGCCAGTGGCTGGCCTATCGCAAAAATGAAAACGCTGAAGAAGACGATAAAAAGCTCGACAGCGACAGCGCTATCACTGCCGACAAAAAAGATAAAAGCTATCCGCTGGTTATCATCAACTTAAGTGACAAACGCACTCATACTCTTGAAAGTGCCTTTACCTATGGCATTAGTGCCACCAGCGATCAACTATTGGTGAGTCAAAGCTATGTGGATGGCGGCAATAATCAAATTACCTTATTTTCACTCGATAATTTTACCAGCACCGTATTAATTGATGAGCCTGGTGTGGTTGCTAGCAAAATAGCGTGGCACCCAATCGAAAAAACCGTTGCGTTTACCTTAGGCAACTATGTAAACGATGATAAGCGTCGTCGTCAGTACGAATTAACGCTGTGGCAAAACGACACGCTAACCACTGTGCAATCACCTAACCCAGAATGGTTAATGGGCAAAACCGCGACATTAACTTGGGCCGAAGATGGTACACGTTTATACTTTGAAAACCGCCCAAAACTCGCAGCAAAAATTAAACAAAAAGAATACACAGATGAGTCATCACTGTATGACTTTGAGGTAATTCGCGACCATAAAGGGTTAAATGTATGGCACAACAATGACGCGCAAATTAAACCTCGCGAAGAGCAGCAATGGAATGAAAATAATAAAAACCGTCATTACACGGCGGTATACCATGTAAACTCACAGCAAGTCGTTCAGTTAAGCACGCCAAATATGCCTGAGCTGTCGCTTAATACTGAGCGTGCCACTTCATTGTTAGGCTACTCAAATTTAGCGCATCTTGAAAAAGTAATGTATGGCGGTTTTTTTGCTGACTACTTTGCTGTTGATATAAACACGGGTAAACAGACTCCTATCATTAACGACTATCCATTTAGACCGAGCCTTGCGCCCAATGGGCAGTTTGCTGCTTACTTTGATAATAACCAAGTACAGCTTAAAAACTTAGGTAATAATAAAGTGAGCGTACTCAGCAAGGCGATTAACGCCACGTTTGCCGATGACAAACACGACTATCCATCCAAGCAGCCTGGTTATGGTTTTGCAGGCTGGCTGAACGATAGCAGCGAAATACTGGTTTACAGCAAATACGATATTTGGTCGTTTAACGTCAATACCAAGCAAGCTAAACGCTTAACTAATGGTAAAAAAAGTAACACGCAATACAGAGTGATCAAACTTGATAAAAACCAAGTAGCCTTTAACAACAATGATACGCTCCTGCTTTCTGCAATTAATTTACAAAGCAAGCAAAGTGAAGTGGCAAAACTTAATTTAGCAACTCTTGAAGTCACTGAATTACTTACAGGTAATAAGCGCTTTGATGTAATTAAAAAGGCCAAACATGCCGATAAATACTTATTTACTGAGCAAACCTATCAGCAATTTCCAGACATTTATCAAACAGACTCTAACTTTAAACAACCACAACGCGTAACTAACCTTAACCCTCAGATAAGCAACTTTGCTTGGGGACAAGCACCTGAACTCATTAGCTATAAAGGCTTTGATGGTGAAGATTTACAAGGGGTATTAATCAAGCCTGCCGGCTACAAAAAAGGCGATAAAGTGCCTGTTGTGGTGTACTTTTACCGCTACATGAGCCAGCGCATGTATGACTTTCCAAAAATGGAATTAAATCATCGCCCTAATTTCCCGATGTTTACCTCAAATGGCTACGCCATTTTTTTACCTGACATTCGCTTTGAAATAGGACACCCCGGTAAATCTTCAACTCAAACCATGATCAACGCCACCCAAAAGCTGATTGATTTAGGCATTGCCGACCCAGATAAAATAGGTTTACAAGGCCACTCTTGGGCGGGTTATCAAAGTGCATTTATGATCACCCAAACTGATATGTTTAAAGCAGTGGTATCGGGCGCGCCAGTGTCTAACATGACCAGTGCTTACAGTGGCATTCGCTTAAAATCTGGACTTGCACGCCAATTTCAATACGAAACAGGGCAAAGCCGTATTGGTAAAAATTTATTTGAAGCACCTGAGCTTTATATTGAAAACTCACCGGTATTTTTTGCCGATAAAGTAAACACGCCTATCTTAATTATGTTTGGCGACAAAGATGATGCGGTGCCATGGCATGAAGGCGTGCAATATTACTTAGCGCTTCGCCGCGCAGGTAAAGATGCAACCTTTTTACAATACGAAGGTGAACCACACCACTTGAAAAAGTTTCCTAATCAGGTCGATTTTTCAGTGCGTATGATGCAGTACTTTGATCATTATCTTAAAGGCAAACCGGCCGCTAAGTGGATGAAAGAAGGTGAAGCGTTTATCGAAGAGTAA